In a genomic window of bacterium:
- the serS gene encoding serine--tRNA ligase, translated as MLDRKLIREAPDLVREAIRNRGSDFDVDELIRLDERRRELLDVEQLKAERNRLSKQIGETLKSGGQADDLRAQVNDLKERIGAMETELAEVDALFEQRMLEIPNIPLPTVPVGGGEEDNVVLHEHGAKPSFDFDPLPHWEVGERLGILNFATAAKMAGARFACDLGGAAQLERALMNLMLDTHTRQHGYTEIGPPFLANAQSLIGTGSLPKFEEDLFKTTVGTYLIPTAEVPLTNMHQGEILEASDLPRCYTAYTPCFRSEAGAAGRESRGLIRLHQFNKVELMKFTTPETADEELEQLTRNAETILEMLGLAYRRIILCTGDMGFGSARTFDLEVWMPGMGRWVEISSCSQYGDFQARRCETRYRPEPDGKPVFVNTMNGSGLAIGRSLAAVLENYQQANGTVVVPEALRPYMGGRSEINRPLP; from the coding sequence ATGCTGGACCGCAAACTCATCCGCGAAGCGCCTGACCTCGTGCGTGAGGCCATCCGTAACCGCGGCTCCGACTTTGACGTGGATGAACTGATCCGCCTCGACGAGCGCCGGCGGGAGCTGCTGGACGTCGAGCAGCTCAAGGCCGAGCGGAATCGCCTGTCCAAGCAGATCGGGGAGACGCTCAAGAGCGGCGGCCAGGCCGACGACTTGCGGGCACAGGTGAACGACCTCAAAGAGCGGATTGGGGCCATGGAGACGGAGTTGGCGGAGGTGGACGCGCTCTTCGAGCAAAGAATGTTAGAGATACCTAACATCCCTCTCCCGACCGTTCCCGTGGGTGGCGGCGAAGAGGACAATGTCGTCCTGCATGAGCACGGCGCCAAGCCCAGCTTCGACTTCGACCCTCTCCCCCACTGGGAAGTCGGCGAGCGACTGGGCATTCTCAACTTCGCCACCGCCGCGAAGATGGCCGGGGCGCGCTTTGCCTGCGACCTCGGCGGCGCGGCGCAACTCGAGCGCGCGCTGATGAACCTGATGCTCGACACGCACACGCGCCAGCATGGCTACACTGAGATCGGGCCGCCCTTCCTGGCCAACGCCCAGTCGCTGATCGGCACGGGCTCGCTACCCAAGTTCGAAGAGGACCTGTTCAAGACCACCGTCGGCACGTATCTCATCCCCACGGCCGAGGTGCCGCTGACGAACATGCACCAGGGCGAGATCCTCGAGGCCTCGGACCTGCCGCGGTGCTATACGGCATATACCCCCTGCTTCCGCAGCGAGGCCGGCGCAGCCGGTCGCGAATCGCGCGGCCTGATCCGCCTGCACCAGTTCAACAAAGTCGAACTGATGAAGTTCACGACACCGGAGACAGCCGACGAGGAACTGGAGCAGCTCACGCGCAACGCGGAGACGATTCTGGAGATGCTGGGCCTGGCGTACCGGCGCATCATCCTGTGCACCGGCGACATGGGCTTTGGCTCGGCGCGGACCTTCGACCTGGAGGTCTGGATGCCGGGCATGGGCCGGTGGGTGGAGATCTCGTCGTGCAGCCAGTACGGCGACTTCCAGGCGCGGCGCTGCGAAACGCGCTACCGGCCGGAGCCCGATGGCAAGCCGGTCTTCGTCAACACGATGAACGGCTCGGGGCTTGCCATCGGCCGGAGCCTGGCCGCGGTGCTCGAGAACTACCAGCAGGCTAATGGCACTGTAGTGGTCCCTGAGGCCCTGCGGCCGTACATGGGCGGCCGTTCGGAGATCAATCGGCCGCTGCCCTGA